One stretch of Castor canadensis chromosome 14, mCasCan1.hap1v2, whole genome shotgun sequence DNA includes these proteins:
- the LOC141416568 gene encoding transcription factor JunD, with the protein METPFYGDEALSGLGGGGASGSAGGSFASPGRLFPGAPPTASSMMKKDALSLSLSEQVAAALKPSAAPPPAPLRADGAPSAAPPDGLLASPDLGLLKLASPELERLIIQSNGLVTTTPTSTQFLYPKVAASEEQEFAEGFVKALEDLHKQNQLGAGAATATATSAATGGPSGSSSGAAPPGELATAPAAPEAPVYANLSSYAGGTGGAGGAATVTFAPEPVPFPPPPPPPPPGALGPPRLAALKDEPQTVPDVPSFGESPPLSPIDMDTQERIKAERKRLRNRIAASKCRKRKLERISRLEEKVKTLKSQNTELASTASLLREQVAQLKQKVLSHVNSGCQLLPQHQVPAY; encoded by the coding sequence ATGGAAACACCCTTCTACGGCGATGAGGCTCTGAGCGGCCTGGGCGGTGGTGGCGCCAGTGGCAGTGCTGGTGGCAGTTTTGCGTCCCCGGGTCGCCTGTTCCCGGGGGCGCCCCCGACGGCCAGCAGCATGATGAAGAAAGACGCGCTGTCGCTGAGCCTAAGCGAGCAGGTGGCCGCGGCGCTCAAGCCCTCGGCTGCGCCCCCGCCAGCTCCATTGCGCGCAGATGGCGCCCCGAGCGCGGCGCCCCCCGACGGCCTTTTGGCATCGCCAGATCTGGGCTTGCTCAAGTTGGCGTCCCCCGAGCTCGAGCGCCTCATCATCCAGTCTAACGGGCTGGTCACCACCACGCCGACCAGCACGCAGTTCCTGTACCCCAAAGTGGCGGCCAGCGAGGAGCAGGAGTTCGCCGAGGGCTTCGTCAAGGCCTTGGAGGACTTGCACAAGCAGAACCAGCTGGGCGCGGGCGCGGCCACCGCCACGGCCACCTCTGCGGCCACCGGGGGTCCTTCGGGCTCGTCCTCGGGTGCTGCGCCCCCTGGAGAGCTGGCCACGGCCCCCGCCGCGCCCGAAGCGCCCGTCTACGCCAACCTGAGCAGCTACGCGGGTGGCACCGGGGGCGCGGGGGGCGCGGCGACAGTCACCTTCGCCCCTGAGCCCGTGCCCTTCCCGCCACCCCCGCCGCCACCCCCGCCGGGCGCGCTGGGTCCCCCGCGTTTGGCTGCGCTCAAGGATGAACCCCAGACGGTGCCCGATGTGCCGAGCTTTGGCGAGAGTCCCCCGTTGTCGCCTATCGACATGGACACGCAAGAGCGTATCAAAGCGGAGCGCAAACGGCTGCGGAACCGCATCGCCGCGTCCAAATGCCGCAAGCGTAAGCTGGAGCGCATCTCGCGCTTGGAGGAGAAAGTGAAGACGCTCAAGAGCCAGAACACCGAGCTGGCGTCCACCGCCAGCCTGCTGCGCGAGCAGGTGGCGCAGCTCAAGCAGAAGGTCCTCAGCCACGTCAACAGCGGCTGCCAGCTGCTGCCCCAGCACCAGGTGCCCGCGTACTGA
- the LOC141416569 gene encoding U6 snRNA-associated Sm-like protein LSm4 isoform X2, producing the protein MLPLSLLKTAQNHPMLVELKNGETYNGHLVSCDNWMNINLREVICTSRDGDKFWRMPECYIRGSTIKYLRIPDEVIDMVKDEAVAKGRGRGGLQQQKQQKGRGLGGAGRGVFGGRGRGGIPGTGRGQPEKKPGRQAGKQ; encoded by the exons CTGCCCCTGTCGCTGCTGAAGACGGCGCAGAACCACCCCATG CTGGTGGAGCTGAAGAACGGGGAGACCTACAACGGACACCTGGTGAGCTGCGACAACTGGATGAACATCAACCTGCGGGAGGTGATCTGCACGTCCCGG GACGGGGACAAGTTCTGGCGCATGCCGGAGTGCTACATCCGCGGCAGCACCATCAAGTACCTGCGCATCCCCGACGAGGTCATCGACATGGTGAAGGACGAAGCAGTGGCCAAGGGCCGCGGGCGAGGCGGCCtgcagcagcagaagcagcagaaGGGCCGCGGCCTGGGTGGCGCTGGCCGAG GTGTGTTTGGTGGCCGCGGTCGCGGCGGGATCCCAGGCACGGGCCGAGGGCAGCCGGAGAAGAAGCCGGGCAGACAGGCGGGCAAGCAGTGA
- the LOC141416569 gene encoding U6 snRNA-associated Sm-like protein LSm4 isoform X1 gives MLPLSLLKTAQNHPMPCPSQLVELKNGETYNGHLVSCDNWMNINLREVICTSRDGDKFWRMPECYIRGSTIKYLRIPDEVIDMVKDEAVAKGRGRGGLQQQKQQKGRGLGGAGRGVFGGRGRGGIPGTGRGQPEKKPGRQAGKQ, from the exons CTGCCCCTGTCGCTGCTGAAGACGGCGCAGAACCACCCCATG CCCTGCCCCTCGCAGCTGGTGGAGCTGAAGAACGGGGAGACCTACAACGGACACCTGGTGAGCTGCGACAACTGGATGAACATCAACCTGCGGGAGGTGATCTGCACGTCCCGG GACGGGGACAAGTTCTGGCGCATGCCGGAGTGCTACATCCGCGGCAGCACCATCAAGTACCTGCGCATCCCCGACGAGGTCATCGACATGGTGAAGGACGAAGCAGTGGCCAAGGGCCGCGGGCGAGGCGGCCtgcagcagcagaagcagcagaaGGGCCGCGGCCTGGGTGGCGCTGGCCGAG GTGTGTTTGGTGGCCGCGGTCGCGGCGGGATCCCAGGCACGGGCCGAGGGCAGCCGGAGAAGAAGCCGGGCAGACAGGCGGGCAAGCAGTGA